A region of Streptomyces sp. WMMC500 DNA encodes the following proteins:
- a CDS encoding LuxR family transcriptional regulator — translation MLGAIGLDDVQESAYRALVALGAADVPELARRLTLPEPEAVRTLRRLEQQGLAAQSSARPGRWVAAPPTVALGALLIQQRHELERAELAAALLAEEYRAEAGEPADVHDLVEVVTGAGAVAHRFLQLQLGAEREVCALVTREPLAVRSQDNTAEEKAAGRGVRFRVVLERARLLAPGTVAEAAEALRRNEELRVADVVPTKLVIADGATAMVPMFAGAGEPAALVVHASGLLESLTGLFESLWRQSLPLRLNAGGTAVAEQAPDGPDAVDLQILGLLLAGLTDASAAKQLDLGLRTVQRRVKRLMEIAGVHTRLQLGWYAHERGWCGQRAPQSH, via the coding sequence GTGCTCGGTGCCATCGGACTCGACGACGTGCAGGAGTCGGCCTACCGCGCGCTGGTCGCACTCGGCGCCGCCGACGTCCCCGAACTGGCGCGGCGGTTGACGCTGCCGGAGCCGGAGGCGGTGCGGACGCTGCGCCGGCTGGAGCAGCAGGGGCTGGCGGCGCAGTCGTCGGCGCGGCCCGGGCGCTGGGTGGCTGCGCCGCCGACGGTCGCGCTCGGGGCGCTGCTCATCCAGCAGCGGCACGAGCTGGAGCGCGCCGAACTGGCCGCCGCGCTGCTCGCGGAGGAGTACCGCGCGGAGGCCGGCGAGCCGGCCGACGTACACGACCTGGTCGAGGTGGTGACCGGCGCGGGCGCGGTGGCGCACCGGTTCCTGCAACTGCAGCTCGGCGCCGAGCGGGAGGTGTGCGCGCTGGTCACCAGGGAGCCGCTGGCCGTACGCAGCCAGGACAACACCGCGGAGGAGAAGGCCGCGGGCCGCGGCGTGCGGTTCCGGGTCGTGCTGGAGCGCGCGCGGCTGCTGGCCCCCGGCACGGTGGCGGAGGCCGCGGAGGCCCTGCGCCGGAACGAGGAGCTGCGGGTCGCGGACGTGGTGCCGACGAAGCTGGTGATCGCGGACGGCGCGACCGCGATGGTGCCGATGTTCGCCGGGGCCGGCGAGCCCGCCGCGCTCGTGGTGCACGCGAGCGGGCTGCTGGAGTCGCTGACGGGCCTCTTCGAGAGCCTGTGGCGGCAGTCGCTGCCCCTGCGGCTGAACGCCGGCGGCACGGCGGTGGCGGAGCAGGCGCCCGACGGGCCGGACGCGGTGGACCTGCAGATCCTCGGGCTGCTCCTGGCGGGGCTCACCGACGCGAGCGCCGCCAAGCAACTGGACCTGGGGCTGCGGACCGTACAGCGGCGCGTGAAGCGGCTGATGGAGATCGCCGGGGTGCACACGCGGCTGCAGTTGGGCTGGTACGCCCACGAACGCGGCTGGTGCGGGCAGCGGGCCCCGCAGAGTCACTGA
- the rsgA gene encoding ribosome small subunit-dependent GTPase A, with the protein MTHLPAPRRLVVYGWDEATADAFAPYESEGLIPARIARVDRGSCIALTDAGPVRATTARLAAADRAAGRTADLTRLPCTGDWAALEPGERFAVRALLPRRTAFLRSASSKRSEGQVIAANVDHAVIAVSLAATRAADIEPARLERLLSLAWSSGAQPLVALTKADLVEDPVVLGHLVDDTAEVAPGTAVLAVSAATGAGVPRLAAALSTGTSVLLGASGAGKSTLANALLGEDVQRVHEVRDADGKGRHTTVSRDLLPLPGGGVLIDTPGLRGVGLWEADDGLGQVFAEIEELAAHCRFHDCTHTAEPGCAVVAALENGELHPRRLDSYRRLQRENARIAARTDLRVQADRRREWKRRDAAEREARARKGRS; encoded by the coding sequence TTGACACACCTCCCCGCACCCCGCCGCCTGGTCGTCTACGGCTGGGATGAGGCCACCGCCGACGCCTTCGCGCCGTACGAGTCCGAAGGACTGATCCCCGCCCGTATCGCGCGGGTGGACCGCGGCTCCTGCATCGCCCTCACCGACGCCGGACCCGTCCGCGCCACCACCGCCCGCCTCGCCGCCGCCGACCGGGCCGCCGGCCGCACAGCCGACCTCACCCGGCTGCCCTGCACCGGCGACTGGGCGGCGCTCGAACCTGGCGAGCGGTTCGCCGTCCGGGCCCTGTTGCCGCGCCGCACCGCCTTTCTGCGCTCGGCGTCGTCCAAACGCTCCGAGGGCCAGGTCATCGCCGCCAACGTCGACCACGCCGTCATCGCCGTCTCGCTGGCGGCGACGCGCGCCGCCGACATCGAGCCGGCGCGCCTGGAGCGGCTGCTGTCGCTCGCGTGGTCCAGTGGCGCGCAGCCGCTGGTGGCGCTCACCAAGGCCGACCTCGTCGAGGACCCCGTCGTCCTCGGCCACCTCGTCGACGACACCGCGGAGGTCGCGCCCGGCACCGCCGTCCTCGCGGTCAGCGCCGCCACCGGCGCCGGCGTCCCGCGGCTGGCCGCCGCGCTGTCCACCGGCACCTCCGTGCTGCTCGGCGCCTCCGGCGCCGGGAAGTCCACGCTGGCCAACGCCCTGCTCGGCGAGGACGTGCAGCGGGTCCACGAGGTTCGCGACGCGGACGGCAAGGGCCGGCACACGACGGTCTCCCGCGACCTGCTGCCGCTGCCCGGCGGCGGCGTCCTCATCGACACCCCGGGCCTGCGCGGCGTCGGCCTGTGGGAGGCCGACGACGGTCTGGGGCAGGTCTTCGCGGAGATCGAGGAACTGGCCGCACACTGCCGCTTCCACGACTGCACGCACACCGCGGAGCCGGGCTGCGCGGTCGTCGCCGCGCTGGAGAACGGCGAGTTGCACCCGCGCCGCCTGGACAGCTACCGCAGGCTCCAGCGCGAGAACGCCCGCATCGCCGCGCGCACGGACCTGCGGGTGCAGGCGGACCGGCGGCGGGAGTGGAAGCGCCGCGACGCGGCGGAGCGCGAGGCGCGGGCACGCAAGGGGAGGAGCTGA